The genomic segment cttggaattctggaaattttatcTAGTGTGATTTTGATTAAAGAAAGGTAATTTACAGGTAGTTTGTGTGGATATTCCAAGGCCTGAGCTTGAGAATACAGCCAATTTCTTGGAAGCTGCAAGTTTATCTGCATCTTTCCGTAGTGCTCCTCGTCCTGCAAAGCCTTTAAAAGTTGTAATTGCTGGTGCTGGTATGTTTCaatatttagtttttctttaatgATCCGTTTAAGATTTGATGAAATTTGTTTAGTAAGTCAGTTTTATGCTGTGCATTCTTTATGTGATGAAGCTCTTTTATCTCTCAAATAATTGCAGGATTGGCTGGATTGTCTACTGCAAAGTACCTAGCTGATGCAGGCCATGAACCTCTGTTGCTTGAAGCAAGAGATGTTCTTGGTGGAAAGGTACTTCGAATTGTTCTTAATCATCGAACAACTCATGGTTGTTTACATTCGTCATCTTGTAAGATTTGCTAGTTTCCAAAGGCTGTACCAATTATGTTTTTGAGACTACAAGATATAACTAGTGTTTTGAGTGTTAGAGCTCTTAGGTACTCGATTGTGTACATGTGTCTGTCTTTGTCTGTTTCGTAAGTCTTTTTGTTAAATTGTGTCTTTATGTTCTTTGTTTTCTGTCTTGTTCTACACACCGCACAACCTCTTCCAATTCATAGGCTTAATATGAAACAATATAGAGTAGTTTACTGTAAGGTATCTTATGATTATATATTGTGTTACAGTGTTGTTGGGTTAGGTCCTTGTTGGTTCCGTTTAGAAAGTTTACCTTTCATTTTTGAGAGCATCTATTAATGATGTGAAATTTGTGTTCCTGCAGATAGCTGCATGGAAAGATGAAGATGGGGACTGGTATGAAACCGGTTTACATATATTCTGTAAGTCCACATCCAAATCCTCTTTGCTGCTCCCCCTGTATAAGTTGCTCACTCAGGGTCTGATAATCAATACCTGCATAAGATATATCGTAACAGCATAGATATTTCTGTCTAGCAAAGAGATGGTACACACACAGAAAATAAGCTGATGTCAGTGAGATCATAGGCATTTATTCATTCTGATAGTAACAAGTTTTCATAAAGtttttctcttactattttgtACCTGCTTCAGAATGTACTCATTGAGATCACCAAGAAAGATCCCTCTTAAATATCATCTCTACCatcaattttagaataaatacgAAACAGTACTTATCTGTTACACTGTTACATATCACAATTCTTTAGTGAAGTACTTTACTTTTGGTCTTGACTATCTTCATATTCTTGCCGGAAGTCGGTGCTTATCCGAATGTGCAGAACTTATTTGGAGAACTTGGGATTAATGATCGGTTGCAGTGGAAAGAACACTCCATGATTTTCGCTATGCCAAGTAAACCTGGCGAATTTAGTAGATTTGACTTCCCAGATGTCCTACCAGCACCCTTGAACGGTGAGAGGATAAACTTATAGCATATTTTAATCTGCTAACCAGCTAATATAATATTACTGCTTCATGTAGTTTGAATTTTTAGTTAATGGTACCATgaatttggtttaattagattggATTAATATGCAGAAACTTGAGTTGAATGTAATACAGACAGCGGGGTTAGTTAGTATGTTGCATAGACGTCACAACACAAagaaatgtcattttttttccaaagtaaGGAATCTAGTATCGAGCTTCCTTGAACTAGAATGGGAAATATAAGCTGCAAAGTTCTGTTGCTGGTCCAGGCAAGATGGAATGCGTCTATGGTGTAAGTAATGTGTTTCTTATAATTCAAGTTGTTGATGTTGGATTTACTTTGTAGGTATTTGGGCTATTTTGAGGAACAATGAAATGCTGACATGGCCAGAGAAAATAAAGTTTGCTATTGGACTTTTGCCAGCCATGGTCGGTGGCCAGGCTTATGTTGAAGCCCAAGATGGTTTATCAGTCAAAGAGTGGATGCAAAAGCAGGCAAGTAGGCTATTTGAGTTCACATTCCCTGTGATATTTTTGTAAGCGTGTTGCTGAACTTAATTTATAGAGTAGTTAGCTTGCTGAATCATGTTTATTTCTGAACTTTCTTGTGGTTAGCTCTGAATATTTCCAGTCCATGtggttgtttgtgttttatttgcttGCATGTACTTTTGCTCATCAGATGATAACAGattattataaattgtatacTTGTTCAGGGAGTACCTGAGCGTGTGACCGACGAGGTGTTTATTGCCATGTCAAAGGCACTAAACTTTATAAACCCTGATGAACTGTCAATGCAATGcattttgattgctttgaaCCGATTTCTTCAGGTTTGACATTCCatccctttatttatttttgctctTCCTTTCGCCTGTCTTTTTGTGAATCTTTTACCGTACTGGCAATCGTAGTTACCACTCAAACTACACTAGAGTTATTTTTTTACCCAATCTTCCTAAGGTTCTTGCTATTGTTTCTTCTGCCCATAGTGGTAGGAAGGATTAAGTATTTGCTCCGGAAAACATGATGTACCTTAGTTTCTTGCCAGTGAGTGGTTTTGCTAACAAAAAGtcactttcattttttattttggatgaaaTCGATTTGACGACCACCTTATTTCTTGGGTTTACCAGTTGATTAACTAGTAGTACCTTATCCCAATCATCAAATGTTTCTCTTTATGTATCATAAGCTGCACCAGTTANTTGTGAATCTTTTAGTGTACTCGCAATCGTAGTTACTATTCAAACTACACTAGAGTTATTTTTTTACCTAAGGTTCTTGCAAGGTTCTTGCTATTGTTTCTTCTGCCAATAGTGGCAGGaaggattattttttttgctctggAAAACATGATGTACCTTAATTTCTTGCCAGTGAGTGGTTTTGCTAACAAAAAGTcactttcattttattttgaatgaaaTCGATATGATGACCACCTTATTTCTTGGGTTTACTAGTTGATTAACTTCCCAATCATTTGAAACCTATGGTGTGTCATAAGCTGCACCAGTTGGTTGGATTTTGAGAATCTGCAAATGCAAACTAATAGAAACTACATTGACAGGAAAAACATGGTTCCAAGATGGCGTTCTTGGATGGTAATCCTCCAGAAAGGCTTTGTATGCCAGTAGTGGAACATATTCGGTCACTAGGTGGGGAAGTGCAACTTAATTCTAGGATAAAGAAAATTGAGCTCAATAACGATGGCACGGTTAAAAATTTCTTACTCACTAACGGAAGCGCTGTTGAAGGAGACGCGTATGTGTTTGCCGCTCCAGGTTTAACACCATGCTGTCTTGTGGGTTTACATTTCATCTGGTATCCTGCTTATTAATATGctgtttatgttttcttttttctttttgtagttgATATCCTGAAGCTCCTTTTACCAGATTCCTGGAAAGAAATACCATACTTCAAGAAATTGGATAAATTAGTTGGAGTGCCAGTTATTAATGTTCATAtatggttagtgagaccgatatctctctttttcttttacttggCATTTCGGTGTGAGATCACAAGCGGATCTTAAGTGCTATGAACTGTTATTACAGGTTTGATCGAAAACTGAAGAACACATATGATCACCTACTCTTTAGCAGGTGAATTTCTTATTTCAGCAGTTTTGAGGCATCAAGTCTTATAGAATACTTAGCTGGACATAGTGTTGGATAAAGAGTTTTGCATTAAAACTTGACTTTTCATTAAGAATAAGAAATGTGCAGTCTTGAATCAGCAACGGTTAAGACGTGTTCTTGGTTAAACATTTGTTGTgtctttaacatttttgttttggtgtttttgcaGAAGTAACCTTCTGAGTGTATATGCCGACATGTCCTTAACTTGTAAGGTAAAAACACATTCTTGTCTTTCTAAACATGTTCTTCTAGTATATATCTATCATAAGAGATTAAAATCTTGGTGCGTTCGTACGTCTCATGTATAACACTCACAAGTATCTTGTCATAAATTTTGTTGGCATATcttgatttcaaatttaattcaGCCTAGATGCCCCTAGAGTTGACAAAgcattttctttcttgattaACTGTAGGAGTATTACGATCCTAACCGGTCGATGCTGGAGCTAGTATTTGCACCAGCAGAGGAATGGATATCACGGACCGACTCTGATATCATAGATGCAACCATGAAAGAACTTGAGAAACTCTTCCCGGATGAAATCTCAGCTGACCAAAGCAAAGCTAAAATTTTGAAGTACCATGTAGTGAAAACTCCAAGGTTAGAGAAGTTATATCAAACCCCAACATTGGGGAATTCCCATGTATTTAGCTTCACAAGAGACTTGGCATTATGATGATGGACAcaacatctttctttttttgttgcatgCATCAGGTCCGTGTATAAGACCATCCCAAACTGCGAACCATGTCGTCCTCTACAGAGATCACCTATTCAAGGATTCTACTTAGCTGGAGATTACACTAAACAGAAGTACTTAGCTTCCATGGAAGGCGCTGTTCTCTCAGGCAAATTCTGCTCACAGTCCATTGTGCaggtaaaacaaaaactttgctATTCAAAAGCATATTAGTTAACCAGTGCTTCCGGTTAATGTTTGTTGTTGGAACATTTCTCCAATAACCGATCTGTTGACTCGGTTTTGTACCATCATGTTAAACTGTTCGCGTTACATAGAGTGATTTGCTTAAGTTGGGTTACTGATTGTATAGGATTACGAACTACTAGCTGCGTCTGGACCGAGAAAGTTGTCGGAGGCAacagtatcatcatcatcatcatcatgagaGAGTAAAGCTTAAAGATAATTTGCTTGTAAGcgttattattataattatttgtaaCTTTGTGTGTATAAATCTCATTGCAGTCCAGATATGACCCTACTCTCTCCAGTAAATGAAAACAACTCACAGATTTGACATCTCTCCTTTTCCTGTCATCTTTTCTAATATAATTTCTAAAAAGTACTAATTACTGTCGACCTTTTGTAATCATATAATGATTTATTATCATTTTGTCTTTTGGGTTATAGTATCATTTTTTCTACAAAAGGTGGATCTATGATTGATCCCCGGTAAAAAGAGAACATGTTCTCAATCTAAacattaagaagaaaagaaaaataggaaACAATTTTTTCCAACCACAAAATTGCATTTGAGGCTAGGTGGTAGAGTCTAAAAGAATCTCTTGCACGTCACGTGAGCGGCGAACTGAAATTGCTTTTGGCTTCGAGTAGTGGGAGATAGCAGGTGATACATCATACTCATATACAACAAGacatcaaaatataatttcgtTATGTATTTACAAATGTGTAacagaatgattttttttttttaatacaattacAAATGTATATGGTTCAACAACTTTAGAAAAGTATATGGAGCATTGGGTCAGGTCAAATGGTCAACTGTGTAACAGAAGCTTAAGAAAAAGTATTTTGAACCGGCTAACCCATCCAATAAATCTTCAAGTaagagggggaaaaaaaaaaaatcttcaagtAAGAGAATATAATACTTGTATTTGATGATACTAAGTGTTGTTTTAGCTTTTAACACGATCTTTGGGATCCATCTTGCTTTTGAGTACAAACAAAAGTTCTATTATAAAGGTTACTTCCACAAAATGATATTTGgaaaatgatatttaaaaatgggcaattgtcataaataccactaaaataggtttttattccaaaaatactacaatttagtttttttccaaaactaccactaaaatgtattttttccaaaaataccacataattgaactaaagttctaatactaaaaactaattcctaaattataaatactaaaccctacccctaaaaactaaaccctaaaactaaatttgtcacccaaacataaaaaaaataattctacaTTCTTAAAATTCAACTTTTTGTGttagtggtaattttggaaaaaaaacttttgtggtatttttggaaaaaaaaaactaaaatatggtatttttggaaaaaaacttttttagtggtatttaaaggaatttctcaTTAAAAATATGCATACGAttgtaagaaaaatactttACAAAACACTATCAACAAGACCACAAAACCAAATTCCAgactaacaacaacaaacatatttcttaaaaaaaaaaaaaaaacttatgaaataTCCCCGCACGTACATGCGGGTCCGAATCTGGTTACATATTATTTGAGTACGAATCTTTTAAACTATTCtgttataacatttttttttttttttacaaagtacATGTatagtttttgatttacaagaaccactttttttttttttgacaacaaaatataagattggctcaaacaagccaatatgtaggaacattgtttacataggtagCTGAATGCGGTAATGCGCGAACACGTCGCCCGAGGTTGTTTGCTTTGCTATTCTGCGTGCGAGGAATGTAGACCAAAGAAAAGGAGACAAATTCCTCCTTATCCGCCTGAATGTCCTCCAGATACGCCGTAAAAGCTGGCCACtcagaaggcgaagacaccatcttcactaagtcgaAGCAGTTGGTGAGAAAAATAACAGATTGATTATCTGCCCCAATCATACAACGCATAGCCCAAACAAGGGCTTCAACCTCGGCATGAAGAGGAGATAAACTACGGCGATGGTTGGCAACACCCATAGTAGGAGCCTCACCCCAGGGCGAAGTACAATACCACCCTTTACCCGCAAAACGATCTGTcactttccaagaaccatcaacacAACAGATGTAGCTCGATAGAGATCGAGGGACCCCTACACCCCCAATTCCACTACGTCCCGCCTCCGCAAGTACAATTGTAGGTAAAACCAATTCATCCTCCTGAGCCAAAGCCCATGATTTTGCCTCATCCTCCGCTAGCCGCAAGATGGCTAGGGGATTGGAGTCAAGATTACCAAAAAGCTTATCATTTCGcgctttccagatataccacaaTATCCAAGGGAAAAAGGCATAATCTGGAACGTCTTGAAAATGCCAAAATAGGAAATCCATGTTTGTAAAAACAGAGTCCGAGGGAAAAAGATCAGGGGCCGTCGGAAAATGCGACAGAGCCCAAACCTGTCTAGTTGGCGGACACTGGAAAAGAGTATGATTAATCGTCTCCTCCGGGCAGCCACACAAACCACACCCTGCATCACAGCTCATACCCCGTTTACGAAGGTTCGCCGTAACCGCTACACAGCCTGAAagcacttgccacataaaatgccGTAGCTTCGGTGGACCCCTGATTTTCCATACAAAAGCCTGAAGGGGCACAATGCTTGGTCCAAATACTTCCGCATCAGTATGAGCTGTTATATTTGAACGGAGAACATGGTACCCAGACTTGACCGAATATTTACCGGACTTGGTAAAATGCCAGCCAGATAGATCCGGATTGTCCGGTTGTCGTATCGGCAAGGCGGAAATTATAGCCACATCTTCCGGAACAAAAGTAGCCGTAAGCTGAGCCATATCCCAGGAGTTTGAGGTCCTGTCGATGAAATTTATAACTCGAAGCGAGGGGTCAAAAACCGACCTTGTGCTTagtgctggtctcggggattgagcagggATCCATGGGTCGGTCCATACAGAGATGGAAGCCCCAGATCCTACCCATTTAATGAGTCCTTTAttcaccagagagcgagcagaaatcATACTCTGCCACCCATATGAGGGAGAGTAAGATTTTATTGGATCCAAAGGATCAGAATGCCGGTAGTAGCATCCCTTAAAAACCCTTGCAAAAAGGGAATCCGGTACTGTGATCAAACGCCAGAGCTGCTTTGCTAGCAGCGCGGTGTTATAATCATCCAAACTCCGGAACCCCAATCCGCCAGTATCTTTGCCATAACAGAGTTTATCCAACGCCACCCAATGCAACCCTCGAGATTGACCCGACGAGCTCCACAAGAAATTAGAAATTGCACTAGTCAATTTCCTCGTAACCGTCTTGGGTAACCGAAAACACGACATAACGAAGGTAGGAACAGCCGTGACAACAGACTTGATCATTACCTCCTTGCCACCTTTGGACAACAGCCTAGCCGGCCACCCACTAGCCCAAGCTTGCAACTTGCCCTGTACGAAAGAGAATATTTTCGTCTTGGCACCCCCTAAGCTTTCCGGGATGCCTAAGTACGAGCCCATGCCACCCAGGTTCGTGATACCGAGAATCCCTTTCAATTCTTCCCTAAGATGATTATCCACTGTGTGTCTGAACTGAACCGAGGATTTCTGAAAATTATCTGTTGGCCCGAAGCCCTTCCATATTTCCCAAGAATCCCTAAGACCGCCTCACATTGCTCCTTTGTGGCCCGACAGAAGAAGAGACTATCATACGCAAACAAAAGATGGGAAATAGCAGGACTAGTTGTCGATACCCTGATCCCATTAATAATTTTCAGCCTTTCCGCCTTCCAAAAATGGGCAATAAGCACCTCCGTACAAAGAATGAAAAGGTAGGGTGACAGAGGATCCCCCTGACGAAGTCCCCGACAAGGTGTGATGGGCCCATAGGCCAGTCCATTAATCAAAACCTTATACTGAACCGATGTCACACAGCACATTAACCATGATATCCATTTGTCGCAAAAGCCGAATTGCCGGAGCAAGTGTTCAATAAATGACCACTCCACTCGGTCataagccttactcatatcAGTCTTTATAGCCATAAACTTTCCCTTGCACGAAGGATTGGTTCGCAGcccatgaaacatttcctgaCCAATCAGAATGTTGTCCGAGATTAAGCGTCCCTCAACAAATGCTGATTGCATTTCTGAAACCAGGGAATGTAAAATAGTGCGGAGACGCTGGCACAAAACCTTAGAAATAATTTTACAGCCAACATTACAGAGGCTAATGAGCCGTAGTTCCGCCATTCTCGTCGACTTATCCACCTTGGGGATAAGGCGTATATTTGTCACATTTATTCTTCGATCAAAAACCCCCTCCCGCATGAAAGAATTAACCACTAGTACAAGATCAGATTTGACTGTAGTCCATGCTTTCTGATAAAAAAGGGCAGTCATGCCATCCGGTCCTGGAGCCTTATCAGGATGCATCACAAATAACGCTTGTTTGACCTCCTGCTCTGTAACCTCGCAAGTCAGAAAATCATTGGTCTCCGCAGTGATAGATGAAGGGACTTCATCTAGCATTTCATGAAAATCCGTTGGGTTTGACGAAGTAAATAACTCCTGAAAATAGGACTCCGCAATATTTTGGATATCAGCCTCTTCCGTTGTCCAAACTCCATGCTGATCATGGAGGCTTACAATCCGGTTTCGTGCCCTACGCTGCCTTGTTTGAGCATGAAAGTAACCGGTATTATGATCCCCAAGTTTCATCCATCAACTCCTGTTTTTCTGATACCAATACACTTCCTCATCCCGATACGCTTCCCGTAACCGCCAAGTGAGTTCCGCGAGCTCATCTACCGGGGTATTATCATTATCCTGTGCAGCCGCTAATTTGGCCTTTAAGTCCTCAATTGTCTCCCGTCCGTAAGGTACTTGCGTTTTCCGCCAACGGGAAATGGCCCGCCGGCAAGTGGTAATCTTATCCATTAATGTAGGAGCGTCCGTCGGATTTGTATCCCAACCTTCCGCCACCGCGTCATAGAAACCTTCCTTATCGAGCCACCGTCTATCAAACCGAAAGCCGCTCCGGCCCCTATGTACCTTATCCTCGATTACCGCAACAAGGGGTTTATGGTCCGAGGCAATCATCGTTAAGTATTCTGTGAAAGAGTCCTTAAACATATCATGCCATGCTTCATTTGCTAAAGCCCGATCTAGCCGACATCTTATTGGCTTCTTATCTCGCCATCCTTGCCAGGAGAGACTATCCCCAAGAGAAGGAAATTCAAGGAGACCACAATGTCGAATCATAGTGTTAAAAGGTACAAAAGAAGATGCATGGCGTAATTTACCACCTCTCTTCTCATGATTGCCTTTCAACTCATTAAAGTCCCCAATTAAGAACCAAGGTGAGTCCCGAGCCAATTTGTGTTAACCTCTTCCAAACCAATTCGCGGTTCTTTGGAACCGGATCTCCATAGACAAAGGTAAGATAAATCACTTTCCCTTTATACACTAGTTCCACATCAATAAGTCTATTGGATgcaaataaaattgaaacattattaattttattattattattataaaaaagtgCAAGACCCCCACTACAGCCAATGGGATCAACCGTTTTTAAATCAgaataaccaaaatgaccaacatAAAGTTCTAAAACAGAAAAAGGTTGCCTTGTTtcagacaaaaataaaaactctggACGATGCTTCCCCCATAAATCCCTGAGGTAGCCAATAGTCGCTATATTCCCTAACCCCTGACAATTCCAGCTTAAAATCCTCATTTATTGTTATGTGGCTTTGGTGGCTTGGATCCACCCGCTGGTCCCTTCTTCGTGTCCTGGTTTTTCGGGTTAGGTCCCTCTCCACCCAGATCATTAAACTTAGGTGCAGGACGCTTCTTAGGAGTTGCCCGCAAATAAACATTCAGCTTCTTAGAAGCTGTCTCTTTAAGGGCCAAAGAAGTCTTGGCCTTGCGACCCTTATCCACAAGCGAGTTAGACGATGATGATGCTTCCGTGGGAACCGAGATGTCCATGTGGTCTTCTCCTTCCTCAACAAGCTCCTCTTCGAATACTGCTGAATCCGCAGACGGACCATCAATAGGGATATCTGAACCCCCACTAGCAAGGCCATCTTCCTTCAAGACTGGTGAGTCCGAAGTTTCACTGGCGACCGGACCTACCGTTTGATCAACATGGGCCGCAGGAGTTACCACAGCAACGGAAGTGTTCTCACGCCCAACATCCATCCCCTCTGCAACCTGTGACATTGAACCACTACTCTTCAACCCAACTACCTCCTGAGCGGCATAAGAAGCAATTGCAGGCGGCATAGATGCCGATGCATTGCTCTCCTCCTCAGTCTCACCAGTCACGCCACCGAGTGCAGCATGCAAGGCTAGAGTCTGATCTTCAACCACCGCAAGACTGGATTCTTGGAAGAGAGGTCTTCGAACCCTCTTAGGGGGTTGAGGACGAACACCCATATCTTGAACAATTAAGTTCTGTTCGGTAGAGCCCTTAGAAAAACCTTGTTCTCCTTGCGCTTGTGTCTCAGCGGGAACCACCACTAAAGCAAGGACATCCGCAGCAACCCGAGCCATATGACGGTTATCATTAACTTGGACATAACTTGGAGCACTCCTTGACTTAACGAAAGGCTCCCCATAATCACCACCAACTCGACCCTTGGTACCCGAAGCATGTCTTGGTTTTTGTGACCTCTGTCGTTCAGTGTTTTGAGTCACACCCGAACCCTCAGTAACCTTCTCCTTGTCCTTTCTCCTATCACTTGTAGCCGCTCCTTTATAACTTTGAACCGGTCTGAccatctcctcctccacagGAGCAATGGGAACAGGAGCAGGCTTAGCAGATTCCAGCAGCGAACAATGGTCAGAAGCATGACACATACTGAAGCACCGATTGCAGTATCCAAAGAGTCTTTCAAACCGCAGGGAAACAAAGGTTTCCTCTCCATTATAGAACTCTATCACTGTATCAAAGCAAAGTGGCTTGAAGCCATTCATGATCACTTGAACTCTGCCTCCATCGATATCTACTACTACAACACGACCAAGGTCTTCACCAATACTCCGGAATGTAGGTTCAGCCCAGAATTGAAATGGAACCCCTATCACTCGAACCCAAAAGGTAATATCCGAAGGATATTCCAGGTCTACCGTCGGACTCCAACGTACCATCGACAGCATCCACCGATCAAAGTGGAAAGGCTCCATCTTGAGAACCTCCGTGATGTCCTCCTCGTTATCAAAGTCAAATTAGAACTTCCCCAGACCTAAGTCTGCTCCCACAACCTTGCCTT from the Camelina sativa cultivar DH55 chromosome 12, Cs, whole genome shotgun sequence genome contains:
- the LOC104732250 gene encoding 15-cis-phytoene desaturase, chloroplastic/chromoplastic translates to MVVFGNVSAANLPYQNGFLEALSSGGCELMGHSFRVPTSHALKTRTRRRSAAPLQVVCVDIPRPELENTANFLEAASLSASFRSAPRPAKPLKVVIAGAGLAGLSTAKYLADAGHEPLLLEARDVLGGKIAAWKDEDGDWYETGLHIFFGAYPNVQNLFGELGINDRLQWKEHSMIFAMPSKPGEFSRFDFPDVLPAPLNGIWAILRNNEMLTWPEKIKFAIGLLPAMVGGQAYVEAQDGLSVKEWMQKQGVPERVTDEVFIAMSKALNFINPDELSMQCILIALNRFLQEKHGSKMAFLDGNPPERLCMPVVEHIRSLGGEVQLNSRIKKIELNNDGTVKNFLLTNGSAVEGDAYVFAAPVDILKLLLPDSWKEIPYFKKLDKLVGVPVINVHIWFDRKLKNTYDHLLFSRSNLLSVYADMSLTCKEYYDPNRSMLELVFAPAEEWISRTDSDIIDATMKELEKLFPDEISADQSKAKILKYHVVKTPRSVYKTIPNCEPCRPLQRSPIQGFYLAGDYTKQKYLASMEGAVLSGKFCSQSIVQDYELLAASGPRKLSEATVSSSSSS